The nucleotide sequence GCCAGCGCAACCAAAAAACCGCCAATTTGAGCATCGGTACACTGGCCGGTCATGATTTCACGCATCACCGCGCGCATGCTATCGACGGACAGGTCGTTCCCGGCCATCAGCTGTTTCAGTACGCTTTGAATCATAGCTAGGCCCGCTTTAAGAAGTTGTCGAGCATCTCGTGCCCCTGTTCCGAAAGAATAGACTCGGGGTGGAACTGGACGCCTTCAAGTCCCAGTTTGGTGTCGCGAATGCCCATAATGCATTCACGCTCGCCGTCGGCAACAGAATACGAGGTGACTTCAAAGTTATCCGGCAGCGTCGCCGGATCAATCACCAACGAGTGGTAGCGGGTCACGGTCAGCGGGTGTTTCAGGCCGCTAAACACCCCGCGCCCGTCGTGTTCAATGTCCGAGGTTTTGCCGTGCATGATGCGCGGTGCACGCACAATGTCGGCACCGTAGGCCGCTGCCATCGACTGGTGACCTAAGCACACCCCCAGGGTCGGAATACGGCCGGCACAGGCTTGAATCAGCGCGACCGAAATGCCGGCTTGCTTAGGCGTGCATGGACCCGGGCTGATCACCACCTGGTCGGGGTTCAACGCCAACACCTCGTCAACCGTGGTCTCGTCGTTGCGCAATACCTTGACCTGCGCGCCCAGCTCTTGAAAGTACTGGACTAGGTTGTAGGTAAACGAGTCGTAATTATCGAGCATGACCAGCATGGGACGTCTTCTATGGTTTGGTGGAAGTGGGAGCTGCGGAGTCTAGCACGCTAGCATCGGGCATTTTTTCGCTCATGGCGCTCAACTGCAGCTGCAAACGGGTCAGGGATTCCTGGGTTTTTTCAAGTTCCGCCAGCACGTTTTCAGGGCTCGGAATCTGGCGTAGCTTTTCCAACCGCTCGGCCTTGGCCTCGTCTAAGTTGTTCAACACCACGGCAATAAACAGGTTGATGACGACAAAGGTACCCAGCACCACGAAGCTTACGTAATACACCCAAGCCCAGGGTTTGACCGCCAACGACGCGTACATGACATCGGTCCAATCTTCGAGCGTGACGATACGAAACAGCGTCAGCAGACTGATGCCCAGGTCGCGCCAGTGGGTCGGGTCGATCTCGTGAAATAGGTAAAAACCGGCGACGCCGTAGATGTAAAACACGATCGACATCAGCAGTACCACGTGCCCCATGCTGGGGATCGAGCGCACTAGGGTATGAATCACCAAGCGCAGTTCGGGAAAGGCTGAGACCAGGCGCAACACCCGCAGAATCCGCGCCAGCCGCGCCAGCGTCGCAAATTGCCCGGTAGTCGGAATCAACGACGCCACCACAATCGCGAAATCGAACAGGTTCCAGCCGTCAGTGAAATAGGCGCGCGGGCGCAGGGCAAATATTTTCAACCCAGCCTCGAGGATAAAAATGGCCAAGAAAACCCGGTCCAGCAGCACCAGCCATGGCCCAATCGCCGCCATCACGGCTTGGCTTGTTTCCAGCCCTATCACCACCGCATTAAGCAAGATAATGGCGATAATGATCTGGTGAATCAGTCCACGTTCGGCAGACTCGGCGATACGTTCACGCATGTTCAGGGCGTCTCCGTCAGACCCGCGTGTGCCATGGCTGCGGCACGGAAAATCGCACGGCATTTCTTAAGGGTTTCTTGCCATTCGCTTTCAGGGTCCGAATCGGCCACTACGCCGGCACCGGCTTGGATGTACAGATTTCCATCCTTTAACACCGCGGTGCGAATCGCGATCGCCGTGTCCATGTTGCCCTGCCAGCCCAGGTAACCGACGGCGCCGCCATATATGCCGCGGCGCGAGGGTTCCAACTCGTTGATAATTTCCATTGCCCGCACTTTTGGGGCCCCGGACAGCGTGCCCGCGGGCAAGCAGGCTTTGAGTACATCAATCGCGTCCATGTCATCGGTCGCCATCCCCGTCACGTTCGACACAATGTGCATCACGTGGCTATAGCGCTCGACGATCATTTTGTCCGTCAGCGTGACCGTGCCGGTCTTGGCGACACGGCCGACGTCGTTGCGACCCAGGTCAATCAGCATCAGGTGCTCGGCCAGCTCTTTGGCGTCGGACAATAAGTCCGCTTCCAAGGCCTGATCCTCGATTTCGTTGGCGCCGCGTTGACGCGTCCCAGCAATCGGTCGCACCGTCACCAATCCGTCTTCGAATCGAGCCAGAATTTCCGGCGACGAACCGACGATTTGGAAGTCATTCAGTTGCAAAAAGTACATGTACGGCGACGGATTCAACCGGCGCAATGCCCGATACAGGTTCAGCGGCGGCGCTTTGAACGGCAGTCGCATGCGCTGCGATGGCACCACTTGCATGCAGTCGCCGGCGTTGATGTAGTCCTTGACCCGGTTAACCGCGGCACGATAGCCCTCGGCGCCGAACTCGGATTCAAAGTCCGACTCAACAATCGGCTCGAAACTCGGCGCATCCAAGGCTTTGGCCGGCAACGGTCGGGCCAGTCGTTCACGCAATACGTCCAGGCGCGCCTTGGCTTGGACCAGTGCATCACCGGCGCTGGGGTCGACGTGGGTGATCAGGTAAAGGCGACCGGATAGATTGTCAAAAACAACCACTTCGTCGGACAGCAACAGCAAAATATCCGGCGTGTCCAAACCCGGGTCCATCGGGAAACTGTGAGCGACCTTGGATTCGACCAAACCGACCGTGTCGTAGGCAAAATACCCGACCAGACCACCGGTAAATTTAGGCAAATCCAAATTAGGCAAATCCGCCGGCGTCGCCACCGCCAAACCGGCCTGGTAGCCGCGGATCCATTCGAGCGGATCGGCCTCGGCGTGGCTGTCGATGGTTTCGCCGTTACGCACGTGAGTGATAACGCCATCTTTGAGTGACACGCGTTCGCTGCACGGCAACCCGATCATGCTAAACCGGCCCCATTGCGCCCCGCCCTGGACGGATTCCAACAGGTAACTGTAGGCACCGTCGCCGAGTTTGAGGTAGCACGACAGCGGTGTTTCCATGTCCGCTAACACGGTCATCGCCACAGGCACACGCTTGAAGCCTCTTGAACTTAGACCAAGCAGTTGTTCGGGAGTCGGTGCAATCATGCCAAAAGCTCTAAAAAGTCGTGATAAATCAAATCGGGCGCGGCCAGCTCGACCGCGTTGCCATGGTTATAGCCCAACCGCGTGAGTGCAACCGGCATGCCCAAGGCTTGCGCGGCTTCAGAATCGTTAGACGAATCGCCCACCATGACACAGCGCGCCGGATTGACGCCCATCCGCTGGCACGCCAGCTGAAGCATGTCCGGGGCTGGTTTTTTGGTGGCCACACTATCCCCGCCCAGCACCACGTCAAAGCGCATATCCAAGGCATCCAGCATAATTGTCGTGTACTGCATCGGTTTATTGGTCACCAGCGCCGTCGGCCATTGCTGCTGAATGCGTGCCAAGCCCTCGGCCACGCCGGGGTAAAGCACCGGATTGCGCGCGCACTGCGCCTGGTAGTGGGACTCGAAACGCAGGTAAGCCGCATCCGCATGCTGGCTGGCGTCGGCAAATTCGAAGGCCCGATGAATCAGGTTCCACGCCCCGCGCCCAACCCAATCACGCACCCGGGCCTCGCCTGCCGGACCCTGTCCGTATTCGGCCAGCACCGCATCCACCGATGCTGCCAAGTCCGGCACGCTATCGACCAATGTGCCGTCAAAATCAAACAGCACTGCTTCCAGCGGTCCGTCGACCAGGGATCGAATTTTCACTGGCCGGCCAAGGCCTGACGCATACGGTCCACGACCACTTTGTAGTCAGGCTGTCCAAAAATGGCCGAGCCGGCGACAAAGCTATCGGCTCCCCGACTGGCGACCTCGGCAATATTGCCCGGGCCGACCCCGCCGTCGACTTCAATGCGCACGTGTTGGGCGCCGCGTGCGTCCAAATAGGCCCGTGTAGCGGCGATTTTATCAAGCGTACCGGGGATGAATTTTTGACCGCCAAAGCCTGGGTTGACGCTCATCAGCAAGACCACGTCGAGTTTGTCCAAGACGTATTCCAAATGCGTCAGTGGCGTCGCCGGGTTCAGCACCAAGCCCGCTTTCAAACCGCGCTCTTTGATCATCGCCAACGAGCGATCCACGTGTTCCGAGGCTTCCGGGTGAAAGGTAATCCAGCTGGCGCCGGCGTCGGCAAACATGCCGATCAGCGCATCCACTGGCTTGACCATCAAATGCACATCAATCGGGGCGGTCACGCCATGCTTTCGCAGGGCCGCACAGACGCTGGGGCCAAAGGTCAGGTTAGGCACGTAGTGATTATCCATCACATCAAAGTGGATGATGTCGGCGCCAGCCACCAAGACGTCATCGACTTCCTGGCCGAGTTTGGCCAAGTCGGCGGCAAGAATAGAGGGGGCGATCAGATAATCGTGCATAACTACTCCGTCATTTGAGGGCGTAAGCATACCGATTCACTCAACAATCAGCGAGTTGCGTGTCGCTTTACTTTATTCCAGGCAGCCTGAATTTTTTGCGACTCTTGCTTGGCCGCTTCAATCGCTTCGGCTGAACCCCCGGCCGCGGCGACTTTGTCTGGATGGTGGGTACTCATAGCCTTGCGGTAGGCTTTTTTCAGCGCCGCACCCTGAGTCCCCGGAGCCACCCCGAGCACTCGCCATGCCGAGCTAGGAGTCGCAGCCGGCTGCGACTGCGGCGCGTCCGGCGCGGGTGTTTTTTTCAGTCGCACCAGCACCGCCGGCAAGCCCAGCCTCGCGACCGTGGCCTGCAATCGCGACTCCGCCGCCAGGCCCTGGACATCGCTGCGCACCAAACGCACCAGCAACCAAGCCAACGACGCGCTGTGCAATCGGGTCCGGCAGTGATGACGCAAACGCGCGCTGACGGCGTCCGCATCCAGCCCCGCTTTCCCCTGATTAAACGATGCGACCGCTTCGCGCTGACCCGAAACGCTCAAATCCAGGCGTCGAATCAGGCTTTGGGTGGCGGCCAAGTGGCGCGGCGTGATCGCGCCTTGCAGTTTGCAGTGAAAGCCGGCCAGGCGAAAAATGAGGCGCTGCTGGGCCAAATCATCGCGAATGTCCGCAACGATCGAACGCCACAGTGCACGCCCGGCAATGGCACCGGTCACGGCAAACACCAACGCTGGAAATACACCGCCCCAAATACCGATCGCCGCACCGACCAACGCACCAAATACCTGCACACCCTCACCACTTCGTTTCGTCCTGACCACAGTCTAGCTTGGGCTTTGCGACTTATCTGCTTATAGTGCCAACTTGCCTTGCCACCTCGGACACCAGTTTGTTAAAGCGACTTTCCCTACTGGCCCTCGCCGCCAGCTTTCACAGTGCCGCCAATCCCGCACTGGTCGGCGTCGACTGGATCGAGGACCCGGTCGCCAATCCGCTGTGCGGGGGCTATTACCTGTCACCGCAACTGCCGGATGCCCGCGGCGAAGAAATTGAAGCGCGCGCGTTGGAAACCGAATACGACGGCTCTGACCGCATTGCACTTAAGGGCGACGCCCAACTGTGGAACAACCAAATTGCCCTGGAAGCGGATGAAATCAGTCTGTACCGCGTGTCCGGCGATGGCGACGCGATTGGCAACGTGGCCTTTCGCGACCCGCAGTTCTTAGTCCGTGGCAAGACCGCGTCACTGAACCTGTACAGCGGCCGGGTCGAGCTGCGCGACAGCGAAATTGTCGCACACGAGCTGCACCTTTACGGCCAAGCCGAGGACGTTGTGCGCAATGGCGCCGGTATCATTCGCGTACGCAATGTCGACTACAGTTTTTGCGCGCCCACCGATGACGCCTGGCAAATGGGGGCGGGTGACATCAAACTCGACTTCAACTCCGGTCGCGGTTACGCCAAAAATGTCACCCTGAAAATCAAGAAAGTGCCCTTTGTGTGGTTGCCAATTATTGGTTTCCCGGTCGATGAACGCCGTTTAACCGGCTTTTTATGGCCAAAATTTTCATTAGAAAGCAGCGACCTGTACGGCAGCGACTATTCACTGGAAGCGCCGTTTTATTGGAACATCGCGCCGCAAACCGACGCCCTGATCGTGCCCACGCGGATCGCCCACCGCGGCAACATGTTACAGCTTCAACAGCGCTATCTATTCGCCAACGAAAGCCAGTCCACGGTCAATCTGGGGTGGCTCGATGACGACGCCATTAGCGGCGGCAAACGCCGCGCCATCACCGCGACCTGGGCTACCGAAACGAGCTCGCCGTGGATTGCCAATGCCTACGGCGCCTGGGCTGACGATGCCGACTATGAAACCGACATCGGCGGGCTTGCGATCCCGGACGATGAACAGTTCCCCAGCCTGAAAGTCTCTACCAGCTACCGCCAACCGAGCTGGAGCATCACCAGCAGCCTAAAAAGCTACACCCTCGCCGACGCCAGCACCGGCCAGGCGGCACGCCCGTATCGCGAGCTGCCGCGGATCGTCGCCCAAGGCCGCATTGATGACAGCCAGCGCGACCAAAACTGGTACGCCCAGTTCGTCAATTTCGAGCGCGACAATACGCTGCTCAGCGGCACCAGCGCCGACACCGGCAGCCGTGTCAATCTGCGCTACACCCTGGCGCAACCGTTTCGCTCCAGCTGGGGTTACCTGACCCCAGCGATCGGTGCCGACGGCATCGCCTACGCATTGTCCCGCGACAGCGGCCTGGATGACGCGCCCTCAGTCGCGGTACCGCGCGCCAGTGTCGATGCTGGGTTGTTTGTCGAACGTCGTTTTGAGCGCCTGACCCACCGCATTGAGCCGCGCCTTAAATACCTGCGCGTGGCGCACGTGGACCAAGACGCCCAACCCAATTTTGACACCGGCAGCGTCGGCTTTAGCTTTACCCAATTGTTTTCCGATCGACGCTTTTCCGGCGGCGATCGCATCGGTGACACCGAGCAGGTCACCGCCGGGCTGTCCAACCGCTGGAGCGACAACGACAGCGGCAGCGAGCGCTACCGCTTTGATCTCGGCCAGACGTTTTATCTGCGCGATCGCTCGGTCGGACTGAGTGCAAATAGCGTCGACACCACCGCACGCTCGCCATTGGTCGGGGAAGCACGGATCAACCTCAACGAGCGCTGGAGCCTGGGCAGCGAAGCGACACTGGACCCGCGTTTTGGGGTCGACTCCGGCGCCTCTAGCGTTAAGTACCGGCGCGATCAGCACCACCTGGCCACCCTGCGTATTCGTTGGAACGACCAAGCGGCCACCAGCCATGAGGGCAGCGTGTTGTGGGGGCTGAATGATCGTTGGCGTGTCGCAGCAGGCTACGGCTATAACGAGGAGACTCGGCACTCCGAACGCTTTGCATTTGGCTTCGAATACGAATCCTGTTGCTGGCGAACCGCAGTCGTCCAGAGTTATGATCGCCCCTCATCGACCGGCGCCGGCACGCACAAACTGTCACTGCAATTCCAATTAAAAGGGCTGGGCCAAATCGGCCGGCGCGCCATCAACAATTTGCGAGATAACATTGAAGACTATGAACCCCGTCCTATTCGCTATTAGCCTAGTATTCGCGACCTTGGCCCACGCCGCGCCCTTGGATCGCGTGGTCGCGATCGTCGAGCAGTCCCCGGTGCTGGCCTCGGACATCGACAATCGATTGACGCTGCTGCAAATCCAAAGTGCTCGCCAAAACCGCAGCTTCCCCGAGGTCAACACGGACCTGCGAACACGCATTTTGGATCGTCTGATCGACGAGCAGGCGCTGCGCAACGAAGCCATTCGCCAGGGCTTTAGCGTCACGGACGAGCAAGTTAACGAAGGCTTGCTGCGGTTGGCCCAAAGCCTCGGCGTCGATGGCGGCATCGCATCGCTGGCCCGGGAGCTGACACCGTTGGGGCTGCCATTTGACCGGGTCCGCGAAGAGACCCGCACCGAATTACTGATCAGCGCCGTCCAACGCCGCGCCGTCAGCAACCAGATCAGTGTCAGCGACCAAGAAGCTCGCGCCCTGATCGAACGCGAAGGCCTCAATCAAGGCCAGGTGCAGCTGTCCGAGATTTTTGTCGCGCTGCCCAGCGCACCCACACCCGAACAGATCAACCAAGGCCAGCAGCGGATTTTGGGGCTGGCCCAAGCCCTCGAAAACGGCGCAGACTTTGACCAATTGGCGACCCAAGCCAGCGACGGCGCCCAGGCTATCACCGGCGGTGACCTCGGCTGGCGTGAAGTGTCCGGCTTAGCCGACGCCTTCCGTAACGCCCTGACCGGGACCAACAGCCGCGGCATCACCCAGCCCTTCCGTTCGCGCGCCGGCTTCCACCTGCTCCAACTCAACGGCAAACGCGGCTCGGAAACGGTGCTGATTGGCGAGGCCCTCGCGCGTCATATTCTGCTGCGACCGGACGCCATTACCGACGTCGAGGCGACTCGCTTGCGCGCCATCGAGCTGCGCACCGAACTGGCCGGCGGGGCTGACTTTGGTGAACTGGCCAAGGCGTTTTCGACCGACCCGGTCTCGGCTTCAAAAGGCGGCTTGCTGGGATGGTCCGACCCCAGCCTGTACGTGCCCGCATTCGCCGCCCAAGTGTCGAACCTGCCGCTGAACACCGTCAGTGAGCCGATCGAAACGCGCTTTGGCTGGCACCTGATTGAAGTGCTCGACCGGCGCACCGTCGAGAGCGAAAACACCGGCCAGCTGCAACGCGCCAAACAGATCATTATTGACCGTCAGGCCGACGAGATCATTGCCGCCTGGACCCGCCAAGTTGTCGAATCCAGCTACATCGAGCGCCTGTGAACCACAAAGCACGTAAGCGTTTCGGTCAGAACTTCCTGACCGATCAACGCGTATTGGATCAAATCCAAGCCGCCATCCGGATTCGCCCCGGGCAACACCTGATCGAAGTCGGCCCTGGCTTGGGCGCCCTGACCGAACGTTTGATGGCGGCGGACCGCCTTAGCTTGATTGAATTGGATCGTGATCTGGCGGTCGGGTTGCGTGCGGCCTTTGCCGACAACCCGTCGGTTAATCTGGTCGAGGGCGACGCCCTGCATGTTGACCTGGACGCGATCGCGGATGCCGACGTCGACAATCCGGCCCTGGCCATTCGGCTGGTTGGCAACCTGCCGTACAACGTCGGCACCGCCTTAGTGCTGCGCTTTTTACAGTGGGGCCGCGCGCTGGACATGACCTTCATGCTGCAAAAAGAAGTCGTTCAGCGCCTGTGCGCCCAGGTCGGTGATCGCCACTACGGACGTTTGGCCATTGTCACCTCTTGCTATGCGCGCACCGAGCAACTATTCGATGTGCCACCAACCGCGTTTGATCCGCCACCCAAGGTCGACAGCGCCATTGTCCGACTGACGCCCATCGACGACCCAGGCTTTGCCATCACCTCGATGGACATGTTGGAGCGCGTCACCCAAGCGGCCTTTGGCCAGCGCCGCAAAACCTTGCGCAACAGCCTTAAACCGCTGATTGACGAAAGCGTGCTGGTGTCGCTCGACATCAACCCCGCTGCGCGCGCCGAGACACTGACGCCGCTTGAATTTGCGCGCATCAGCAACCACTTATCTGCGCATGAATGATTTACGCTACCAGGTCGAAGTGACCGCCAAACCGACCTACAAAGGCCAACAAAACGGCCACTACGCGTTTGTCTACGAAATTTCGATTCACAATGCCGGCAGTTTCAGTGCTCAACTGCTGAACCGGCATTGGCTGATCACCGATGGCAACGGCAAGACCGAAGAGGTCAAAGGCCCCGGTGTAATTGGCGAACAACCGGTGCTGGTGCCTGGCGATACCTACACCTACACCTCGGGCGCCCTGCTGAAAACTGAGGTCGGCAGCATGCGCGGCCAATTCGAGATGCAGGCCGACGACGGCCACCGCTTTATGGCGCCAATACGGGCGTTCACCCTCGCGGTACCCGGCGCGCTTAACTAAATGGGACGCCGGCTTGCCATTGGCGATGTCCAAGGCTGCTGGCACAGCTTGCAGCACCTGCTGGATGTGATGAACTGCAGCGCCGACGATCAGCTGTGGCTGGCCGGCGATCTGTGCAACCGCGGCACCGGTTCACTTGAGGTCCTTCGATTTTGCCGTCAACGCCAGGTCACGGCGGTCCTGGGCAATCATGACCTGCACCTGCTGGCGTGTTATTTCAACGCCGCCGACAGCCACCGCAAAGACACCCTGGCAGCGGTGCTGGCCGCCCCGGATATTCGCGACATTGTCGATTGGTTGCTGGCGCAGCCGCTGGTAGTGGTTGAGGGTGACTGCTGGATGGCCCACGCCGGGCGCTGGCCCGGCTTCAGCATGCCGGAATGGCAGCGCCTCGCCGGCGACACCCAGCGCGCCTGGCAAGCCGATCCCGAAGCGTTTTTCCGTCAGATGTATGGCAACCATCCCGCCCACTTAGACGACGCCCGTAGCGACGCTGAGCGCTGGCGCTTTTGCGTCAATGCCAGCACGCGGATGCGCGTGCTCGACGCCGACCTACGGCTGAACCTGGCGTTCAAAGGCGAGCTGGCCGAGCGTCCGGCCGGCTCCAATGCCTGGTTTGATTACCCCTGTCCCGAGGATGGCATACGCCTTGGTGTGTTTGGCCACTGGGCGGCGCTTGGTGCCGGACGTCCGCGGCCGGACTTGGTCGCGCTGGACAGCGGCTGTGTATGGGGATCGGGATTGACCGCATTGGATTTGGACAGCGCCGAGTGGCACCACGTAGCAACCGACCCGAGAGACCTGAATGATTAAATTTTTGAACCCAACCGAGGCTGAGGCGCTGTACCTGGACGAGTCGGCCGAGTGGCTCGACATTCGCGATCCCGCCAGCTTCAGTGCCGGTCACATCAGCCGCGCCCGGCCGCTGGACAACGACACCGTCGGCGACTTTATTGCGCGCACCGACAAGGCCGCACCGGTCGTGGTGTGCTGCTATCACGGCAATTCCAGCCAGCAGGCCGCGGCCTACCTAATGAGCCAAGGCTTTGAAACCGTGTACAGCCTGAACGGCGGGTTTGAGGAGTGGAAAGTGACCCACCCCGAACGCGTTTCAGCGTCCTAGGGCGATATCCCCCGGCTGCAAGTTGATGACCTCGGCGCGTGCCGACAAGGTCGCCAGACTGCGCTCGGGCAGCACCTCGACCAGAGTGATTTTATCGTCAATGGGATTGGTTCGGTAGGCGGTTGAATCGCCAAACCGACGCGCCTGAACCAACGCCAAGTCCAGCACGTCACCCGCTTCCAATCCCAGATCTGAGCCTGCGCCTATTTCAACCTCTGTGCCGCGCGCGGTAATGATCGGCAAGCTAACCGGCTCGCACGCTAGCTGCGCATTCATCCGCGCCGCAAAGTCGCTGACGGGACGTAACTGCTCGTGGCTGAAGCGCACGATATGCTTGCCGACCCGACGTGGCAACTGGGCGGAGACCGCCAAATTCTCAGCGGCAACCCGCGTACCTCGGCGCAAATCGTACAGCTCCAGCGTCACCCCCAGCTCGACCGCGGACTTGGCCCCGGCACGGGCTTGGGTCCAGTTGACCAGGCGCACGATCGGATCACGTTCGTTGTTTAGGCTAGCGCGCGGCCGATCAATCCGAGGCAACAACAGGTATTGGGCGGCATGCTGGCGGCCGAGCACGGTCAAGGCGCGACGACGCTCTTGGTCAGACAGCGACAGCAACTCCAGCCCGCGCATAAATCGGATATCAAAATCTGTGTGCTGGTGCATCACCCTTAAAAAAGTGTCGTCAAAGGCATCGTGCAGACTGCGCCAGGCCAGTGGCACAGAGCCCGCCAGTTGAACCGGGAATACGATCATGCGGTGGCGATAGCGGCTTTGCTGATCCGCCTCACACAGCGTCAGTCCTCCGCGCAGTAGTTGCCACGACTCGGCCTGAGCCATCGGCACCGTCGCAACCCACACCAACCACAACCAACCCACTATGCGCACGCGTCGCCCTCCGTTTGAGACTATATCGGACAGGCACGCAGAAGCTTAAGTAGGTCCGGTAATGGATCGCGCCCGAGGTAACCGTGACGCCACTCAGATTCTTTAAGGTGCAAGTAAAGGTGGGTTTTCGGCCAGCCTTGGCTCGCGACCATACGCCCACGAATACTGGCGCTGAGCTGCTCAAGCGACAGAGGGTGCAGTGGATCCGAGGCGACCGAGTGTGGCGACGTGCACAGGCGGCGCACGCGCCCAGTGTCCAGGTCAATCAACCCCTGATAGCCCCAGCAATCGAGCGAACGGCTGGCCGGGATTTGGCCATAGAGGATCCGAAAGGCCTGGCTGGCATTGTCCGCATTGACCCATTCACAGACCAGTTGATGCTGAACCCGGCGCACCCCGACCAAGCGTGGCACCGTTTCCCCGCACTGCGGCCGGCGACCGCGCACGCGTCGCTCCCGAGCAACAATCGACAGCGGCGCAAAGGGGTTCAATCGTTCTCGTTCGCGCGCGATCCGGCGGCGTAATCGCTGATAAATCGAATTGACCGACTTGGTGCTGACGCCGACCTCGACGGACAGGCGCGATGCGCTGTCGCCGCGTGCGAAACCGGCGACGATCTGCATAAAACTCGGCAACGACAGCCGGGCACGTTGGCACAGGGGATTGCGGACAGGCGCATTCATAATCGACTCCTTGTAAACTGGCGCCATTGTCGCGCCATCTAGGCCGGCTCCCGTTAAATAGGCGACTGTGCGTGTACGACTTTCCTGACGACCCTGTAGTCGAAGGCCTGACTGTTTTATTGGTCGGCGGCGCGGTCCGCGATCTGTTGTTGAAGCGCCCGTTTCACGAGCGCGACTGGGTCGTCGTCGGCGCCAGTCCCGAGGCCATGCTGGCACGTGGATTTCAGCGCGTTGGCAAAGACTTCCCGGTGTTTTTGCACCCAATGACGCACGAGGAGTACGCGCTGGCCCGGACCGAACGCAAAACCGCGGCGGGCCACCAAGGCTTTGAGTTCCATGCAACGCCCGAGGTCACCCTGGAACAGGATTTAAGCCGCCGCGACTTCACCATCAACGCCATGGCGATCGACCGCGACGGTCAGCTTCACGACCCCTATCAGGGTCACCAGGCACTCATGGATCGCGTGCTACGGCCGGTCAGCGCAGCCTTTTTGGAGGACCCGTTGCGGCTGATTCGTGC is from Litorivicinus lipolyticus and encodes:
- a CDS encoding anthranilate synthase component II, whose amino-acid sequence is MLVMLDNYDSFTYNLVQYFQELGAQVKVLRNDETTVDEVLALNPDQVVISPGPCTPKQAGISVALIQACAGRIPTLGVCLGHQSMAAAYGADIVRAPRIMHGKTSDIEHDGRGVFSGLKHPLTVTRYHSLVIDPATLPDNFEVTSYSVADGERECIMGIRDTKLGLEGVQFHPESILSEQGHEMLDNFLKRA
- a CDS encoding ion transporter, with translation MRERIAESAERGLIHQIIIAIILLNAVVIGLETSQAVMAAIGPWLVLLDRVFLAIFILEAGLKIFALRPRAYFTDGWNLFDFAIVVASLIPTTGQFATLARLARILRVLRLVSAFPELRLVIHTLVRSIPSMGHVVLLMSIVFYIYGVAGFYLFHEIDPTHWRDLGISLLTLFRIVTLEDWTDVMYASLAVKPWAWVYYVSFVVLGTFVVINLFIAVVLNNLDEAKAERLEKLRQIPSPENVLAELEKTQESLTRLQLQLSAMSEKMPDASVLDSAAPTSTKP
- the trpE gene encoding anthranilate synthase component I, whose translation is MIAPTPEQLLGLSSRGFKRVPVAMTVLADMETPLSCYLKLGDGAYSYLLESVQGGAQWGRFSMIGLPCSERVSLKDGVITHVRNGETIDSHAEADPLEWIRGYQAGLAVATPADLPNLDLPKFTGGLVGYFAYDTVGLVESKVAHSFPMDPGLDTPDILLLLSDEVVVFDNLSGRLYLITHVDPSAGDALVQAKARLDVLRERLARPLPAKALDAPSFEPIVESDFESEFGAEGYRAAVNRVKDYINAGDCMQVVPSQRMRLPFKAPPLNLYRALRRLNPSPYMYFLQLNDFQIVGSSPEILARFEDGLVTVRPIAGTRQRGANEIEDQALEADLLSDAKELAEHLMLIDLGRNDVGRVAKTGTVTLTDKMIVERYSHVMHIVSNVTGMATDDMDAIDVLKACLPAGTLSGAPKVRAMEIINELEPSRRGIYGGAVGYLGWQGNMDTAIAIRTAVLKDGNLYIQAGAGVVADSDPESEWQETLKKCRAIFRAAAMAHAGLTETP
- the gph gene encoding phosphoglycolate phosphatase (PGP is an essential enzyme in the glycolate salvage pathway in higher organisms (photorespiration in plants). Phosphoglycolate results from the oxidase activity of RubisCO in the Calvin cycle when concentrations of carbon dioxide are low relative to oxygen. This enzyme is a member of the Haloacid Dehalogenase (HAD) superfamily of aspartate-nucleophile hydrolase enzymes (PF00702).) — protein: MKIRSLVDGPLEAVLFDFDGTLVDSVPDLAASVDAVLAEYGQGPAGEARVRDWVGRGAWNLIHRAFEFADASQHADAAYLRFESHYQAQCARNPVLYPGVAEGLARIQQQWPTALVTNKPMQYTTIMLDALDMRFDVVLGGDSVATKKPAPDMLQLACQRMGVNPARCVMVGDSSNDSEAAQALGMPVALTRLGYNHGNAVELAAPDLIYHDFLELLA
- the rpe gene encoding ribulose-phosphate 3-epimerase translates to MHDYLIAPSILAADLAKLGQEVDDVLVAGADIIHFDVMDNHYVPNLTFGPSVCAALRKHGVTAPIDVHLMVKPVDALIGMFADAGASWITFHPEASEHVDRSLAMIKERGLKAGLVLNPATPLTHLEYVLDKLDVVLLMSVNPGFGGQKFIPGTLDKIAATRAYLDARGAQHVRIEVDGGVGPGNIAEVASRGADSFVAGSAIFGQPDYKVVVDRMRQALAGQ
- a CDS encoding DnaJ domain-containing protein, yielding MQVFGALVGAAIGIWGGVFPALVFAVTGAIAGRALWRSIVADIRDDLAQQRLIFRLAGFHCKLQGAITPRHLAATQSLIRRLDLSVSGQREAVASFNQGKAGLDADAVSARLRHHCRTRLHSASLAWLLVRLVRSDVQGLAAESRLQATVARLGLPAVLVRLKKTPAPDAPQSQPAATPSSAWRVLGVAPGTQGAALKKAYRKAMSTHHPDKVAAAGGSAEAIEAAKQESQKIQAAWNKVKRHATR